The Helianthus annuus cultivar XRQ/B chromosome 16, HanXRQr2.0-SUNRISE, whole genome shotgun sequence genome includes a window with the following:
- the LOC110917662 gene encoding F-box/kelch-repeat protein At3g61590 — MKGETSWVSHFLDEVPKDNGFDSFSDIDDEGNKDNLPVISIDSILPDDLLERILVYLPIASIFRVGCVCKRWHEIVNSRRFLWNVSPVSSQKPWYFMFTSSDEPVGYAYDPVLRKWYGIELPYMVKTSRWFIASSCGLVCFMDNDSRSELYVCNLITKCCFRLCEPPGLRFCDYSALSMSVDRMSTNYTVTVVKSKQVPDNYFQWDLSIHVYDSVTMMWTTTVTEMLTGWRGGDESVICNGVLYFLIFSTGSFQENRHGLVSYDLSTRSPVRNLLTRGFITVPCSLTCGRLMNLNGTLVLVGGIGKPDRQDIITGIGIWVLENSKEWQEVARMPHRFFQGFGELDDVFACSGTDDLIYIQSYGAPALLVFDLKKSQWKWSQKCPVTKRFPLQLFSGFCFEPRLEISP; from the coding sequence ATGAAGGGGGAAACATCATGGGTTAGTCATTTTCTTGATGAAGTTCCTAAAGACAACGGGTTCGATTCGTTTTCCGACATTGATGATGAGGGTAATAAGGACAATTTACCCGTGATTTCTATTGATTCGATCTTGCCCGATGATTTACTAGAGCGGATTCTAGTTTATCTCCCGATTGCAAGCATCTTTCGGGTTGGTTGTGTGTGTAAAAGATGGCATGAGATTGTGAATTCGAGACGGTTTTTATGGAATGTGTCACCGGTTTCGTCACAAAAACCGTGGTATTTCATGTTCACGAGTTCGGATGAACCGGTTGGATATGCGTATGATCCCGTGTTAAGGAAATGGTACGGGATCGAGCTACCGTACATGGTCAAAACATCACGATGGTTCATAGCGTCATCGTGTGGGTTGGTTTGTTTCATGGATAACGATAGTCGAAGCGAGCTTTACGTGTGTAACCTCATCACGAAATGCTGTTTTCGGCTCTGTGAGCCGCCTGGTTTACGGTTCTGTGACTATAGCGCCCTCTCGATGTCCGTTGATCGGATGTCAACGAACTACACCGTGACTGTAGTGAAATCTAAACAAGTTCCGGACAATTACTTCCAGTGGGACCTCTCGATCCACGTGTACGATTCGGTAACAATGATGTGGACGACAACTGTTACCGAGATGCTGACAGGGTGGCGAGGTGGCGACGAGAGCGTGATATGTAACGGGGTTTTGTATTTCTTGATTTTCTCAACCGGGTCGTTTCAAGAGAACCGACACGGGCTTGTGAGCTATGATCTTTCGACCCGGTCACCCGTTCGTAATCTGTTGACACGGGGTTTTATCACGGTCCCGTGCTCTCTCACCTGTGGGCGGTTAATGAACCTTAACGGGACGTTAGTTCTGGTGGGCGGGATCGGGAAACCGGATCGACAAGATATTATCACGGGGATCGGGATATGGGTTCTTGAAAACTCGAAAGAATGGCAAGAAGTGGCACGAATGCCACACCGATTCTTTCAAGGGTTCGGTGAGCTTGATGATGTGTTTGCTTGTAGCGGGACCGATGATTTGATCTACATTCAGAGCTACGGTGCGCCGGCTCTTCTCGTATTCGATTTGAAGAAGAGTCAATGGAAATGGTCGCAAAAATGCCCGGTTACAAAACGGTTTCCGCTCCAACTGTTTTCCGGATTCTGCTTCGAGCCGAGACTCGAAATCTCACCCTAG